The Mytilus edulis chromosome 12, xbMytEdul2.2, whole genome shotgun sequence genome contains a region encoding:
- the LOC139497583 gene encoding protein Star-like, translated as MYNAFDFIHIAERNDSALTNEEISLKPKVMIKGKGSYKLEHPTGVRKNAISWSQYGQDKFLDKLFGQKQNGFFLEIGGYDGESFSNTLFFEKIRNWNGLLVESNPYTYDIMFKKDRKCYMVNACVSKSLRSMSFVLAGAITSAKETLTERHRKRIVRDKITHGKHKNWAHASETVKVDCLTFRQLMRTVGRNSIDYFSLDVEGAEMHILNSIEWEEINIDVFTIETDQHRNEILSFMKQKGYKWIQKLQGDDIFRKIK; from the coding sequence ATGTATAATGCTTTTGATTTTATTCATATCGCAGAAAGAAATGATTCGGCCCTCACAAACGAAGAAATATCCCTGAAACCAAAAGTAATGATTAAAGGTAAAGGAAGTTATAAACTTGAACACCCAACAGGAGTCAGAAAAAATGCGATAAGCTGGTCACAATATGGACAGGACAAGTTTCTTGACAAGTTGTTTGGTCAAAAACAAAATGGATTCTTTTTAGAAATTGGAGGTTATGACGGTGAAAGTTTTTCCAAtactttattttttgaaaaaatacgAAATTGGAATGGCTTGCTTGTCGAATCCAATCCTTATACGTATGatataatgtttaaaaaagaCAGGAAGTGCTATATGGTGAACGCATGTGTCAGTAAAAGTCTGCGATCAATGTCATTTGTGTTAGCTGGTGCAATTACTAGTGCTAAGGAAACACTAACAGAAAGGCATCGCAAACGTATAGTCAGGGATAAAATTACCCATGGTAAACACAAAAACTGGGCTCATGCCAGTGAGACGGTTAAAGTGGATTGTCTTACGTTTCGACAGCTAATGAGAACCGTAGGGCGTAATTCAATTGATTACTTTTCTCTGGATGTAGAAGGTGCAGAAATGCACATTTTGAATTCAATTGAATGGGAAGAAATTAATATTGATGTGTTTACGATAGAAACAGACCAACATCGTAATGAAATACTATCTTTTATGAAACAAAAGGGATATAAATGGATACAAAAACTACAAGGTGATGACATctttagaaaaattaaataa